Part of the Anaeromyxobacter diazotrophicus genome, GCCAGCGCCGAGCGCGAGCCCACCCGGTCGATCCAGCGCCCGGCGAAGGGCGTCACCACGGCGCCGACCAGGTAGACGGCGAAGAGCGAGCTGAGCGCGGCGGCGCCGAGGAGGAAGGGGGGCCCGGCGAGGTGGAAGGTGACGTAGGTGAAGATGGCGACCTGCGTGAAGAGCACGTTGAAGCCGACCGCGAAGGTGGCGAGCAGCCGCGCGTCCAGCGCGGCGGCCAGCGCCCGCAGCGCGCCCAGCGGGCGGCCGGCCGGCGCGCTGCGCGCGGGCTCGGGCGGCAGCCAGCGGGAGGTGGCGACCGCGCCCGCCGCGGTGAGCAGCCCCAGCGCGAGGAAGGCCCAGCGCCACCCGAGCGTCTCGGCGCAGAGCCCGGCGGCGAAGCGGCCGATGAAGCCGCCGAGCACGTTGCCGGTGACGAGGGCGGCCATGCCGCGGCCCACGCCGCGCCCCTGCCAGACGTCGCTGATGTACGACACGGCCACCGCGTAGACGCCCGGCACCGCCAGCCCTTGCGCGAAGCGCCAGGCGACGAGCGCCGGCATGGTGCGCGCGGTGCCGGCGAGCGCCGTGGGCACGGACAGGGTGAAGAGGGCGGCGATCATGAGGCGCCGCCGCCCGACGCGGTCGGCGACGGCGCCGACGAAGGGCGAGGCGAGCGCGACCGCGATGGTGGGGGCGCTGACGGTCCAGGCGGCCTGCGCCTTCCCGACCGCGAAGGCGCGCTCGAGCAGCGGGAGCAGCGGCTGGGTGGCGTAGACGTTGAGGAAGGTGCACAGCCCGGCGAGCGCGATCGCCAGGAGCGACGCGGTGTCGCCGCGCGGGCGCGGTCCGGGGGTTCCAGCGGGGAGGGGCATCGCGAGGGGCGCCGGCCGCGCGCGGGGCGAGGCCGGACCCGGAGAGGTTGCCCGCCGCGGGACGAGACTTCCAGTATATCTTTCGTCTCGACCGAGACGTGGAAGGTATCGATCGCCATGGAGCTCCGCCACCTCCGCTACTTCGTCTCGGTCGCCGAGGAGCTGCACTTCGGGCGGGCGGCGGCGCGCCTGCACATCGCCCAGCCCCCGCTCAGCCAGCAGATCCGGCAGCTCGAGGCGGAGCTGGGGTTCGCGCTCTTCGTCCGCGCGCACCGCCGGGTCCGGCTCACCGAGGCGGGCCGTACCTTCCTCGCCGGGGCGCGGGCGGTGCTCGACCGCGCCGCGCAGGCGGCCGCGGACGCGCGGCGGGTCGCGCGCGGCGAGACCGGGGCGCTGGCGGTCGGCTTCGTCGCCTCCGCCACCTACGGCTTCGTGCCGTCGCTCTTCCGCGCCTTCCGCCGCCGGCTCCCCGGCGTGGCGCTCGCGCTCTCGGAGCTCTCCACCGAGGAGCAGCTGGCGGCGCTCCGCAGCGGCGCCATCCAGGTGGGCCTGGGCCGGCCGCCCGCCGACGACCCGGCCGTCGCCGCCGAGCCGCTCCTCGACGAGCCGCTCGTGGCGGCGCTCCCGGCGGCGCACCGGCTGGCGCGCGGCCGGGCGGTGCCGCTCGCCGCGCTCGCCGACGAGCCGTTCGTGCTCTTCCCGCGGCACCCGCGCCCGGGGTGGGCCGACCACATCCTCTCGCTCTGCCGGGCGGCGGGGTTCCGGCCGCCGGTGGCGCAGGAGGCGCTGGAGCTCTCGACGGCGCTGGCGCTGGTCGCGGCCGGCATCGGCGTGACGCTGGTGCCCGCCTCGGTCCGCACGCTGCGCCCGCGCGGGCTCGTCTACCGCCCGCTGGCCTCGCCCGCGCCCACCACCCGGCTCCTGGCGCTCTACCGCCGGGACGACGCCCCCCCGGCGGTGCACCGCTTCGTGGAGGTGGCGCGCGAGGTGCTCGGGCGGGAGGGGCGCCCGCCGCGCGGCGGGGGCTAGGATGCTCGCGTGTTCCTGACCCTCTCGAAGCTGCTCGACCTGCTGGTGGCGCCGCTCACCTGGGCGCTCGCCCTCGCGCTGGGGGCGGCGCTGGCGCGGGCCAGGCCCGCCCGCGCCCGGGCGCTCGCGGCCGCTGGCGCCGCCGTCCTCTACCTGTTCTCGATCGAGCCGGTCGCCACCCTGCTCATGGCCGCGGTGGAGGCGCCCGCGCGCTCGACCTACCGGCCCGAGGTGGTCTACGACGCCGTGGTCGTGCTCTCGGGCGAGGTGGACGCCGCGGCCGCGCGCCGGAGCGGCCGGCTCGAGCTCACCGAGGGCGCCGACCGGCTGGTGGCGGCCTACGAGCTCCTGCGCGGCGGCCGCGCGCGCGCGGCGCTGCTCTCCGGCGGGTCGGCCTTCCCGGTGCCGGGGGAGCGGAGCGAGGCGGAGCTCGTCGCGGCGACCCTGCGCGGGTGGGGGATCGCCCCCGACCGGCTCGTCGTCGAGGGGGCGAGCCGCAACACCCGCGAGAACGCGGTGGAGGCGGCCCGCGTGGCCGGGGCGCGGGGCTGGCGCTCGCTCCTGCTCGTCACGAGCGCGTTTCACCTGCCCCGCGCGCTCGGCTGCTTCCGCCGGGTCGGCCTCTCGCCCGACGCGCTGCCGGTGGACGCGCGCGCCGGCGACGGCCGCCGCCGGAGCTGGCTGCCGCGCGCCAGCGCGCTCGGCCAGAGCACGGAGGCGCTCCGCGAGTGGACCGGCCGGCTCGTCTACTGGGCGATGGGCTACACCGCCTGACGGGCGAAGGCGCCTACGCGGCGGCGCGGATCCGTCCCGGGCCCCGCGCCTGGGCGCGCCGGACGCCCAGGACGTGCCGGCTCGGGTCGAGCAGCAGCCAGGGCGCGCGCGCTTCCTCCGGGCCGCACTGGCCGCGCGCGACGCGCAGCGCCTCCTTCGACCAGCCCTTCTTGCCCTTCGGCACGAGCGTGAGCGGCACGTCCGAGGGGCGCATGAGCTCGAAGCCGAGGCGGCGGTACTGCTGCAGGCAGCGCGGGTTCTCGGCCTGGAGCGACACCCTGCCGCCGTGCCCGGCCGAGAAGGAGAGGCGCTGGGCGTGGGCGATGAGCGCCTGGCCCACCCCGCGCACCGCGCGGCGGTCCGGGCCGCCGGGGGCGCGCAGGAGGTTCCAGGGCGCGCTGGCGAGCAGCTCGATGAACACCCCGCCCGGGCAGACGAAGTAGGAGCAGACGCCCTGCAGCCGGCCGTGGCCGAAGGCGGCGCACAGCTCGCGCTCGCGCGCGGTGCCCTCGCCGGGCTCGACGCCGTCGAGCACGTTGCGCAGCTCCTCGATGATGCGG contains:
- a CDS encoding N-acetyltransferase; translation: MNLTSLDDPHERCARADARAELTIHHLDPGDPLLRAGLAEWERLARALLGEGELGAETRPRIEDDLRIIEELRNVLDGVEPGEGTARERELCAAFGHGRLQGVCSYFVCPGGVFIELLASAPWNLLRAPGGPDRRAVRGVGQALIAHAQRLSFSAGHGGRVSLQAENPRCLQQYRRLGFELMRPSDVPLTLVPKGKKGWSKEALRVARGQCGPEEARAPWLLLDPSRHVLGVRRAQARGPGRIRAAA
- a CDS encoding MFS transporter, with product MPLPAGTPGPRPRGDTASLLAIALAGLCTFLNVYATQPLLPLLERAFAVGKAQAAWTVSAPTIAVALASPFVGAVADRVGRRRLMIAALFTLSVPTALAGTARTMPALVAWRFAQGLAVPGVYAVAVSYISDVWQGRGVGRGMAALVTGNVLGGFIGRFAAGLCAETLGWRWAFLALGLLTAAGAVATSRWLPPEPARSAPAGRPLGALRALAAALDARLLATFAVGFNVLFTQVAIFTYVTFHLAGPPFLLGAAALSSLFAVYLVGAVVTPFAGRWIDRVGSRSALAASLGLNLGGVLLTLAPSVAAVGVGLACCCTATFVSQAASTSYLQVAAKREVRSAASGVYVASYYLGGTAGGVLPALAWNAGGWAACVALTAAVQVATLALALRYWRPSAAAGGPLAPAALAAAPRATPAGPAA
- a CDS encoding LysR family transcriptional regulator; translation: MELRHLRYFVSVAEELHFGRAAARLHIAQPPLSQQIRQLEAELGFALFVRAHRRVRLTEAGRTFLAGARAVLDRAAQAAADARRVARGETGALAVGFVASATYGFVPSLFRAFRRRLPGVALALSELSTEEQLAALRSGAIQVGLGRPPADDPAVAAEPLLDEPLVAALPAAHRLARGRAVPLAALADEPFVLFPRHPRPGWADHILSLCRAAGFRPPVAQEALELSTALALVAAGIGVTLVPASVRTLRPRGLVYRPLASPAPTTRLLALYRRDDAPPAVHRFVEVAREVLGREGRPPRGGG
- a CDS encoding YdcF family protein, with amino-acid sequence MFLTLSKLLDLLVAPLTWALALALGAALARARPARARALAAAGAAVLYLFSIEPVATLLMAAVEAPARSTYRPEVVYDAVVVLSGEVDAAAARRSGRLELTEGADRLVAAYELLRGGRARAALLSGGSAFPVPGERSEAELVAATLRGWGIAPDRLVVEGASRNTRENAVEAARVAGARGWRSLLLVTSAFHLPRALGCFRRVGLSPDALPVDARAGDGRRRSWLPRASALGQSTEALREWTGRLVYWAMGYTA